Genomic DNA from Channa argus isolate prfri chromosome 10, Channa argus male v1.0, whole genome shotgun sequence:
ATCCCATATGGAGAACCTTTCATGTGAGTTGTCAAAAAACATTCACTGTACAAAATATTGCTTGCTGTACAACAAATCTGTATTTACACCGTAGAGGGGAACTGTCTGTTACTGAGGCCAGGGCCTCCACACGGGGTCGGTGATGTGCGTCGAGGCTATAGTGGCGGAGAGCAGTTCCCTGGTGTCACAGACGAGGCCATCGCTCTGTTTGGGGTACAGGTGATGGTGGGGCTGATGCTGAGGAGTCAGAGCAGCAGACTCCCCACCAGCAGCGGATATGAGGGCCCTGTGGATGGAGCTGGGAGCCGAAGGGTACGTCTGGGGACCTGGTAGCGCAAAAGAGGCCTGAACTGCATCTCCGCTGGTTTCCTCTGACTCCTGACTTTTACTGGCTATGAAGTGACTGAACTGCAGCAGACAAGACCTCATGCCATCATGGTAGCTGGACCGGGGGTCACAGGCCCTTTTCTGGTCCCGGGAGTGCACCTTCTTCAAGGCCCGACCTTTCCCAGTATCCTTCTCGTTTTTCAGGAACTGGACCACACTCTCCAGAATCTCTGCTTTCTCCACCTTCGGATTCTTCAGTTTCTGCATTGAGATAAATATATCATTTAATAATTTGCTTCACAGCGAGATTTGTTTAGTCAGAAACCTTAAAATATAAGCACGGCGCAGGGCCATACCTCGTTGTCGGTGTTATCCAGCATCAGAAGGCGCAGTGTCTCCAAACTGTGGTTGATCCGCTCCCGTCTGCGTTTCTCCATGACAGGTTTAGAAACCTTGAAATCGCCATGAAAATATTAGAACTACATTtagattatttatttcttataaaTTCGGTTAAAGAGTCAGAATTTGGCAACTTACCCTTTTGGTAGTCCTCGACTTGGGAGACTCTGGTAGAGATAAAGTCTTCATGCTGAAAGTTGACTCGCGTCTGCCCTTAGTGTGAATCCAAACCCGATAATGGCACGTCTGTGTCCCCACTTGCAATTTGTTGATCTCCCCCGCAGACAGCCACGCCCCCACTGGACAAATCTCATTCATTCAGCTGCACACACGCCACACACGAGAACTCAGGTGTACAAAGGGATCTGCAGTTGTCTCCATgatgcaaatttgatttgtatTTCATATTAGGCAGAAAATATAATCTTTTATTTAagctacatttttaaagtagCCTAAAGTTAATGAAGTATGTGTGGACTTCCAGCTAAGAGTTTGGTTAGTCAAATAAACACTACTAAATGGGTTTTCTTTCTTAAAGTCACTGGTTTCAGACAGTAGTTTATGTCCCAAACATCTTTATCCTCATTCATTGGAGGTGAAAATGCGTAAAACGTTTCTGTACctgcttttcacttttaaattgttaaagttttcttattttatttaacttgtGAATGCTAGTCgtcacacatacatttaaatttgtctATCCTGAAGgagttcttttttctgtct
This window encodes:
- the her5 gene encoding hairy-related 5; protein product: MNEICPVGAWLSAGEINKLQVGTQTCHYRVWIHTKGRRESTFSMKTLSLPESPKSRTTKRVSKPVMEKRRRERINHSLETLRLLMLDNTDNEKLKNPKVEKAEILESVVQFLKNEKDTGKGRALKKVHSRDQKRACDPRSSYHDGMRSCLLQFSHFIASKSQESEETSGDAVQASFALPGPQTYPSAPSSIHRALISAAGGESAALTPQHQPHHHLYPKQSDGLVCDTRELLSATIASTHITDPVWRPWPQ